From Chloroflexota bacterium, a single genomic window includes:
- a CDS encoding alpha-ketoacid dehydrogenase subunit beta has product MAEMILREAVAKGLREALEDDRVFIMGEDIGAYGGAYAVTRGFLDEFGPERVMDTPISESVIVGAGVGSALAGLKPIVELMTINFSLVAIDQIVNHAAKLRYMSDGQFTVPLVIRTVTGGGGQLAATHSQSFENWYASVPGLKVVVPATPYDALGLFRTAMKDGNPILFAEHSLLYGTRGDVPDDWYEIPFGKADIKRSGDDVTIVAYSRMTHIALQAAAMLEERGRQAEVIDLRTLRPWDKDTVLQSVRKTNRVVVVEETWRTGGFSGEVTSTIQEEAFDDLDGPVARVGGVDVPAPYNGTLEAATIPTAERVLQALNDSYGI; this is encoded by the coding sequence ATGGCTGAGATGATTCTCCGGGAGGCCGTCGCAAAGGGGCTGCGCGAAGCTCTAGAAGACGACCGGGTGTTTATCATGGGAGAGGACATCGGCGCGTACGGCGGCGCTTATGCCGTAACACGTGGCTTCCTCGACGAATTTGGGCCAGAGCGCGTTATGGACACGCCCATATCCGAGTCCGTAATCGTCGGCGCTGGCGTCGGCTCGGCGCTGGCAGGCCTGAAGCCGATCGTCGAACTTATGACCATCAACTTCAGCCTTGTCGCCATCGACCAGATAGTCAACCATGCCGCCAAGCTGCGCTATATGTCGGACGGACAATTCACCGTGCCCCTGGTAATTCGCACCGTAACCGGCGGTGGCGGGCAGTTGGCGGCGACGCACTCGCAGAGCTTCGAGAACTGGTACGCCTCCGTGCCGGGGCTCAAGGTCGTGGTGCCTGCGACGCCATATGACGCGCTTGGCCTGTTCCGCACCGCGATGAAGGACGGCAATCCGATTCTGTTCGCAGAGCACTCGCTGCTGTACGGCACGCGCGGCGATGTGCCGGACGACTGGTACGAAATCCCGTTCGGCAAAGCGGACATCAAGCGATCGGGCGACGATGTTACGATTGTCGCGTACTCACGCATGACGCATATCGCTCTGCAGGCGGCGGCGATGCTGGAAGAGCGCGGCAGGCAAGCGGAAGTCATCGACTTGCGCACACTGCGACCGTGGGACAAGGACACCGTATTGCAGTCCGTCCGCAAGACGAACAGAGTCGTCGTGGTCGAAGAGACTTGGCGCACCGGCGGCTTCAGCGGCGAGGTTACCAGCACGATACAAGAAGAAGCATTTGACGACCTAGACGGACCTGTCGCGCGCGTAGGCGGCGTAGATGTGCCCGCGCCATACAACGGCACGCTAGAAGCCGCCACGATCCCGACCGCGGAACGCGTCCTGCAAGCGCTTAACGATAGCTACGGCATTTAG
- a CDS encoding DUF3179 domain-containing protein encodes MTSAGVGRIELGERMSLLVKIGVFLTAILLVVSMLAPLLTPFFQEQVIPRFGGNAPEEPAAINGEAMWQPRIIEPRYDIITVLGFDAIPSINNPEFVSATEAEEWMAEDEQVIGLSINGDHRAYSIPLLSRHEIVNDTVGGKPVAVTW; translated from the coding sequence ATGACGAGTGCCGGGGTCGGACGGATTGAACTAGGAGAAAGAATGTCGCTGCTGGTAAAAATCGGAGTATTCCTGACGGCAATCTTGCTGGTCGTGAGCATGCTTGCGCCGCTGCTTACGCCGTTCTTCCAAGAGCAGGTCATCCCGCGTTTCGGCGGCAACGCGCCTGAAGAGCCGGCGGCGATCAACGGCGAGGCGATGTGGCAGCCGCGAATCATCGAGCCGCGCTACGACATCATCACTGTGCTTGGGTTCGACGCTATCCCTTCCATCAACAATCCCGAATTCGTGAGCGCGACTGAAGCCGAAGAGTGGATGGCGGAAGACGAGCAGGTCATCGGCTTGTCCATCAACGGCGACCATCGTGCGTATTCCATCCCATTGCTTAGCCGACACGAAATCGTCAACGACACGGTTGGCGGCAAGCCCGTCGCCGTAACATGGTGA
- a CDS encoding 2-oxo acid dehydrogenase subunit E2: MATELTMPQMGYDMQEGTVLRWLKGEGDAVANGEPIAEIETDKAVVEFESYADGVLHSIIVPAGTTVPVGEPIAVIGAQDEAPASAPAAAPEDGAADEPAGDDTSADEPDNASSGAIPMPAASTGVVEETSEPESTPEPAQPPAPSAPLRASPIARRIAGERGIDISKVVGTGPGGRIVKDDVLNYEEPEPVEPEVVEEQEPEVVEAVAEVEAPVEEEVVEEEAAAVVETPDDDVEEEAASEPVAEAVEEVEPEPSTAESDGMALSRMRQQIARVTVRSKQEKPHFYVTSEVDMTEAMSLRQQINKSLEGEGVRVTVNDLIVKACADALKQYPKFNAYLDGDVIRPNDSVNIGIAMAIEEGLLMPAIMGCERMSLREIAQASKDLADRSQNGALRPDEYTGGTFGISNLGMFDVSTFVAIIQPPQTAILAVGTVAKRPVVRDDDIVIRQTMNATISADHRVVDGAEGAQFLIDVKQRLENPLSLIL; the protein is encoded by the coding sequence TTGGCAACAGAACTGACAATGCCACAGATGGGCTACGACATGCAGGAAGGGACGGTCCTGCGATGGCTGAAGGGTGAGGGAGACGCGGTGGCAAACGGCGAACCCATCGCCGAAATCGAGACCGACAAAGCAGTCGTAGAGTTCGAGTCGTATGCGGATGGCGTGCTGCACAGCATCATCGTTCCCGCAGGGACGACCGTGCCCGTTGGCGAGCCGATCGCCGTCATAGGCGCGCAGGACGAAGCGCCCGCAAGCGCTCCTGCCGCTGCGCCGGAAGATGGCGCGGCGGACGAACCGGCTGGCGACGACACGTCCGCCGATGAGCCGGACAACGCGTCTAGCGGCGCAATTCCCATGCCAGCCGCCAGTACCGGCGTGGTCGAAGAAACGTCCGAGCCGGAGTCTACACCCGAACCCGCCCAGCCGCCGGCGCCATCAGCACCATTGCGCGCATCCCCGATCGCGCGGCGCATCGCAGGCGAGCGCGGCATCGACATCAGCAAGGTCGTGGGAACGGGACCCGGCGGTCGCATCGTCAAGGACGATGTGCTCAACTACGAAGAGCCGGAGCCGGTAGAGCCTGAGGTCGTAGAAGAACAGGAGCCGGAAGTCGTCGAAGCCGTTGCTGAAGTCGAAGCGCCTGTCGAAGAGGAAGTCGTTGAGGAAGAGGCAGCAGCAGTCGTCGAGACGCCTGATGATGATGTTGAAGAAGAGGCTGCCTCAGAGCCGGTAGCCGAGGCAGTCGAAGAAGTCGAGCCGGAACCGTCGACAGCCGAAAGCGATGGCATGGCGTTGTCGCGGATGCGGCAGCAGATTGCGCGCGTTACGGTGCGCAGCAAGCAAGAAAAGCCGCACTTCTATGTAACCTCCGAGGTCGATATGACTGAGGCGATGAGTCTGCGCCAGCAGATTAACAAGTCGCTTGAAGGTGAGGGCGTGCGGGTTACGGTGAACGACCTGATTGTCAAGGCGTGCGCCGATGCGCTGAAGCAGTATCCTAAGTTCAACGCCTACCTCGACGGCGATGTTATTCGGCCGAACGACAGCGTCAACATCGGCATTGCGATGGCGATTGAAGAGGGCTTGCTGATGCCCGCGATAATGGGCTGCGAGCGGATGTCGCTGCGGGAGATAGCGCAGGCGAGCAAAGACCTCGCCGACCGCTCGCAGAACGGTGCCCTGCGTCCTGACGAGTACACGGGCGGCACATTCGGCATTAGCAATTTGGGCATGTTCGATGTAAGTACATTCGTGGCGATAATCCAGCCGCCCCAGACTGCGATTCTCGCGGTAGGCACGGTCGCGAAGCGTCCTGTCGTCCGCGATGACGATATCGTCATTCGCCAGACGATGAACGCAACCATCTCCGCCGATCACCGCGTAGTGGACGGCGCAGAAGGTGCTCAGTTCCTGATTGATGTGAAGCAACGGCTGGAAAATCCGCTGAGTCTTATTCTGTAA
- a CDS encoding nuclear transport factor 2 family protein, with protein sequence MSDNNVKETIEALDGERMRAMVAGDVDTLGRILADDMTYVHTSSAVDTKASMLESIGNGNLNYRKMAARNVVVRACGDAAIVNGEADVEVTSGGNDLTFSLRFTDVYVNGDAGWQMVAWQSTRLPE encoded by the coding sequence ATGTCGGATAACAATGTGAAAGAGACGATTGAGGCGCTGGACGGCGAGCGGATGCGCGCGATGGTCGCGGGCGATGTGGATACGCTAGGACGCATACTCGCGGACGATATGACATACGTGCACACCAGCTCGGCGGTGGACACGAAGGCGAGCATGCTGGAATCCATCGGCAACGGCAATCTGAACTATCGAAAGATGGCGGCGCGAAATGTAGTGGTGCGCGCCTGCGGAGACGCCGCTATCGTTAATGGCGAAGCGGATGTTGAGGTTACTTCAGGCGGAAACGACCTGACATTCTCGCTGCGCTTCACCGATGTCTATGTTAACGGCGACGCCGGCTGGCAGATGGTTGCGTGGCAATCGACGCGGCTGCCGGAGTAA
- a CDS encoding sigma-70 family RNA polymerase sigma factor has translation MGVIMVGEIEFRVRKTSMQAPIQVQDDIALLVKQAQAGGAAAFSALYEQYYDSIFRYVSFRTGSAADAEDITAEVFVRMIESIHRFKWKGYPFSSWLFRIAHNLVVDFYRRNGRRQTVPLENAPPLLEATTFDADARMDLELTMGDVHKAMESLTDLQREAITLRFAAGLSVAETAKAMGKKDNAVKALQHAGLKKLRRTLCSEVEGRPAVALRCSEG, from the coding sequence ATGGGCGTTATAATGGTTGGCGAGATCGAATTCCGCGTGAGAAAGACATCGATGCAAGCTCCGATACAGGTTCAAGACGACATTGCGCTGCTGGTGAAGCAAGCGCAGGCGGGCGGCGCTGCGGCGTTTTCCGCGTTGTATGAGCAGTACTACGATTCGATATTCCGCTATGTCTCGTTCCGCACGGGAAGTGCTGCGGACGCCGAAGACATAACGGCAGAAGTGTTTGTGCGAATGATCGAGTCTATCCATCGCTTCAAGTGGAAGGGCTATCCGTTCAGTTCTTGGCTGTTCAGGATAGCGCACAACTTGGTCGTGGACTTTTACCGCAGGAACGGCAGGCGACAGACCGTGCCGCTGGAAAATGCGCCACCACTGTTGGAAGCCACGACCTTCGATGCGGACGCGCGAATGGACTTGGAGTTGACGATGGGCGATGTGCACAAGGCGATGGAAAGCCTAACTGACCTGCAGCGAGAAGCCATCACACTTAGATTCGCCGCCGGACTGTCGGTCGCAGAAACTGCGAAAGCGATGGGCAAGAAGGACAACGCGGTGAAGGCATTGCAGCACGCGGGACTGAAGAAACTGCG
- the lpdA gene encoding dihydrolipoyl dehydrogenase, whose protein sequence is MADYDVVVIGAGPGGYVAAIRAGQLGMSAAVIEDDNVGGVCLNWGCIPSKALLRNAEVLNLVKEADKYGITTGNISYDYGKAIDRSRQVVRRLTGGVGSLLRKNNVEHISGRGALRGGTTVSIDGAERAISADHIIVATGARARHIPNIPVDGETVLTSREAIVLREVPDRVVIVGGGAIGAEFADIYHSYGAEVTIVEMLPRLVPLEDEEISQHLERAFRRRGIGYKTGAMVKSVVVNDGVATVTVTDADGANSEIECDKVLVAIGVQGNSDGIGLEAAGVNVERGFIPVDDKMRTNAPGVYAIGDVTGKLPLAHVASAQGVTAVEAIAGMNPMPLDYTLMPRATYCRPQIASFGLTEQQAADSGYSYNVGRFPMAASGKALAMGEVSGMVKLIVDSEVGELLGAHMIGPEATELLGEVGLSRLLEGTTTELGWLVHPHPTISETIKEAALAAEGEAIHI, encoded by the coding sequence TTGGCAGACTATGATGTGGTTGTTATCGGCGCTGGGCCCGGCGGGTATGTCGCGGCGATAAGGGCTGGGCAGCTCGGCATGAGCGCGGCGGTCATCGAAGATGACAATGTCGGCGGCGTGTGCCTGAATTGGGGCTGCATCCCCAGCAAGGCATTGCTGCGAAATGCGGAAGTGCTCAACCTCGTAAAGGAAGCCGACAAGTACGGCATCACCACCGGCAATATTAGCTATGACTATGGCAAGGCGATCGACCGCAGCAGGCAGGTCGTCAGGCGCTTGACCGGCGGCGTAGGCTCGCTGCTGCGAAAGAACAACGTGGAGCACATCAGCGGTCGCGGTGCGCTGCGCGGCGGCACCACCGTATCTATCGACGGCGCAGAACGCGCCATCAGCGCGGACCACATCATAGTCGCGACCGGCGCGCGCGCGCGGCACATCCCAAACATTCCCGTTGACGGCGAGACCGTGCTAACTTCGCGCGAAGCCATTGTGTTGCGCGAAGTGCCTGATCGCGTGGTCATCGTGGGCGGCGGCGCAATCGGCGCGGAGTTCGCGGACATCTACCATTCTTACGGCGCGGAAGTTACGATTGTCGAAATGCTGCCACGCCTAGTTCCGCTTGAAGACGAAGAAATCAGCCAGCACCTCGAACGCGCATTCCGGCGGCGCGGCATCGGCTACAAGACAGGCGCAATGGTAAAGAGCGTTGTCGTCAACGATGGCGTTGCTACCGTTACGGTAACCGATGCAGACGGCGCGAACAGCGAGATAGAGTGCGACAAAGTGTTGGTAGCGATTGGCGTGCAAGGCAATTCTGACGGTATTGGACTTGAGGCGGCTGGCGTCAATGTCGAGCGCGGGTTCATCCCCGTTGACGACAAAATGCGGACGAATGCGCCGGGCGTGTATGCTATCGGCGATGTAACGGGCAAGCTGCCGCTGGCGCATGTGGCGTCCGCGCAGGGCGTAACCGCTGTCGAGGCGATTGCGGGCATGAACCCTATGCCGCTGGACTACACCCTTATGCCGCGCGCGACATACTGCCGCCCACAGATTGCCAGTTTCGGCTTGACCGAGCAACAGGCGGCGGACAGCGGATATTCGTACAATGTCGGCAGATTCCCGATGGCGGCGAGCGGCAAGGCTCTCGCTATGGGCGAGGTGAGCGGGATGGTGAAGCTCATCGTCGATAGCGAAGTTGGCGAACTGCTAGGCGCGCATATGATAGGCCCGGAGGCGACCGAGTTGCTGGGCGAAGTCGGGCTATCGCGCCTGCTCGAAGGCACAACCACCGAGCTCGGCTGGTTAGTGCATCCGCACCCGACCATATCCGAAACGATTAAGGAAGCGGCGCTCGCAGCCGAAGGCGAAGCCATTCACATATAG
- a CDS encoding DUF3179 domain-containing protein: protein MCYSAIVYSREINGNEHTFGVSGKLIMNALVMYDHQTETLWSQFLSKAVDGVLTDTELEVVPATQTGWQAWRELHPDTRVLDKGGAYRVDSYTHYYENDRAGIHGQFNPDDRLHPKALVLGVNIDGKQKAYPFGALTAQQVVNDTVADNDVLIFFDAATGTALAFDRSPGDTSLTFRMEGEPAGARTTLVDEQTGSTWTAFTGSATDGELKGSRLQRVPSHLSFWFAWSDWNPHTEIYAQ, encoded by the coding sequence CTGTGCTACTCGGCTATAGTCTATAGCCGCGAAATCAATGGCAACGAGCACACATTCGGCGTCTCCGGCAAGCTCATTATGAACGCGCTGGTGATGTACGACCACCAGACCGAGACGCTATGGAGCCAATTCTTAAGCAAGGCAGTTGACGGCGTTTTGACCGACACCGAATTGGAAGTCGTGCCCGCAACGCAGACCGGCTGGCAGGCGTGGCGGGAGTTGCACCCGGACACGAGGGTGCTCGACAAGGGAGGCGCCTACCGAGTCGATTCGTACACGCACTACTATGAGAACGACAGGGCGGGAATACACGGGCAATTCAACCCGGACGACCGCCTGCATCCAAAGGCGCTCGTGCTGGGCGTGAACATCGACGGCAAGCAGAAGGCGTATCCGTTCGGCGCGCTGACGGCACAGCAGGTGGTCAACGACACCGTCGCGGACAACGATGTGCTGATATTCTTCGACGCGGCAACCGGCACCGCGCTCGCATTTGACCGCAGCCCTGGCGACACGTCGCTCACATTCCGCATGGAAGGCGAACCCGCAGGCGCGCGTACAACGCTAGTCGATGAGCAGACCGGCAGCACATGGACCGCCTTCACCGGTAGCGCAACAGACGGCGAGCTGAAGGGCAGTCGCCTTCAGCGCGTCCCATCACACCTATCCTTCTGGTTCGCCTGGAGCGACTGGAACCCCCACACCGAAATCTACGCGCAGTAA
- the thyX gene encoding FAD-dependent thymidylate synthase, with product MPTAIKDGRDLSATIGEPKVFLVSKPSVVWEQVAAFLDDEGVPGIPDSIRAGNDESAAIAEISARLCYMSYGRGRRDISDFINNLLRSKDGSVFEHINYGFVFTGVSRSLTHELVRHRAGFAYSQRSQRYVDESAGRFVAPPAINDAADESVKLAFDEAIERAATSYAALVEALETAIPREKFELATDHRKAIRQAARAVLPNATETKIFVTGNVRAWRHFIEMRASPYADVEIRRVAIMVLEILQAEAPLLFGDFAVDTLPDGSKTATPEYSKV from the coding sequence ATGCCCACCGCTATCAAGGATGGCAGGGATTTGAGCGCAACTATTGGAGAGCCAAAGGTATTTCTGGTTTCCAAGCCGTCGGTAGTATGGGAACAGGTCGCGGCGTTTCTTGATGACGAGGGCGTGCCGGGTATTCCGGACAGCATCCGCGCGGGCAACGACGAATCCGCCGCGATTGCCGAAATTTCGGCGCGGCTGTGCTATATGAGCTACGGCAGGGGCAGAAGAGACATAAGTGACTTCATCAACAACCTGCTTCGTTCCAAGGACGGCAGCGTGTTCGAGCACATCAACTATGGCTTTGTGTTCACGGGCGTGTCGCGCTCACTAACGCACGAGCTTGTGCGCCACCGCGCCGGGTTCGCATACAGCCAGCGCAGCCAACGGTATGTCGATGAGAGCGCGGGCAGATTCGTTGCGCCACCAGCGATTAACGATGCGGCGGACGAATCCGTCAAGCTTGCATTTGATGAGGCTATCGAGCGCGCGGCGACGAGTTATGCGGCGCTCGTCGAGGCGCTGGAGACCGCCATTCCGCGTGAGAAGTTCGAGTTGGCGACGGATCATCGCAAGGCTATCAGACAAGCGGCGCGCGCAGTGCTGCCCAACGCCACCGAGACGAAGATTTTCGTAACCGGCAATGTGCGGGCGTGGCGACACTTCATCGAAATGCGCGCCAGCCCGTATGCCGATGTGGAAATACGCAGGGTTGCCATAATGGTGCTGGAAATCCTGCAAGCGGAAGCGCCGCTGCTATTCGGCGACTTCGCGGTGGACACGCTGCCGGATGGCTCGAAGACGGCGACGCCGGAGTATTCAAAGGTGTAG
- a CDS encoding DM13 domain-containing protein, which translates to MFTRKRIIIGAVVIFGIPALALAWWLLSPLFITTTVNEDFPLAANAVLPAEVVMDSGETVMVETMADAETMMRDAAGEFEKYDERVPAEMAMPDNSSMMDASVVKVKTGNFRDADSFHKGSGTATIYRSAEGMHVLRLEDFRVTNGPELHVLLVPNANPQGRDDVQGYLGLGKLKGNEGNQNYFLPDGEDGEGYGSVVIYCRPFHVVFSVATLE; encoded by the coding sequence ATGTTCACTCGCAAGCGCATAATAATTGGCGCAGTTGTAATCTTCGGCATACCGGCGCTCGCGCTGGCTTGGTGGCTGCTGTCGCCGCTGTTCATCACCACTACTGTAAACGAAGACTTTCCGCTCGCGGCGAACGCTGTGCTGCCCGCCGAGGTGGTTATGGACAGCGGCGAGACGGTGATGGTCGAGACGATGGCGGACGCGGAAACGATGATGCGCGACGCCGCGGGCGAGTTCGAGAAGTACGACGAGCGCGTGCCGGCGGAGATGGCGATGCCAGACAATTCGTCCATGATGGATGCGTCTGTGGTAAAGGTCAAGACGGGCAATTTCCGAGACGCGGATAGCTTCCACAAGGGCAGCGGCACAGCGACCATCTACCGCAGCGCGGAAGGCATGCATGTGCTGCGCTTGGAAGATTTCCGTGTTACGAATGGACCCGAATTGCACGTGCTGCTAGTGCCGAACGCCAATCCGCAGGGTCGCGACGATGTACAGGGCTACCTCGGGCTGGGCAAGCTAAAGGGCAACGAAGGCAATCAGAACTACTTCCTGCCGGACGGCGAAGACGGCGAGGGGTATGGCAGCGTGGTAATCTACTGCAGGCCGTTCCACGTGGTGTTTAGCGTGGCAACTTTGGAATGA
- the pdhA gene encoding pyruvate dehydrogenase (acetyl-transferring) E1 component subunit alpha encodes MLLIRRFEEACGRLYMQGKIRGFLHLYIGEEAIAVGTMAALRPDDYVIGHYRDHGHAIAKGMDTKIAMAELCGKATGSSGGKGGSMHLFDSEKHFMGGHAIVAGQMPIAAGLALASKYRKEDRITVCFFGDGAVNQGEFHETLNLASVWKLPVLFLLENNLYGMGTHVDRSRAGGRHIYEAAAAYDIPGVQINGMDVLGMNECVSETVKSMRKDGGPRFIEAMCYRYRGHSMADPTMYRERDEAEELGIKDPIESLKNFMLQFEVVDDGELAEINAKVEAEISDAVQFAEDSPAPELDAMYRNVYA; translated from the coding sequence ATGCTGTTGATTAGACGATTCGAGGAAGCATGCGGACGCCTTTACATGCAGGGCAAGATTCGCGGCTTCCTGCACCTCTACATAGGCGAAGAAGCGATCGCGGTCGGCACTATGGCGGCACTTCGCCCGGACGACTATGTTATCGGGCATTACCGCGACCACGGGCACGCCATCGCCAAGGGCATGGACACGAAGATAGCCATGGCGGAGCTGTGCGGCAAGGCGACGGGCAGCAGCGGCGGCAAGGGCGGCTCGATGCACCTGTTCGACTCCGAAAAGCACTTCATGGGCGGGCACGCCATCGTAGCGGGGCAGATGCCAATCGCTGCGGGTCTCGCGCTTGCGAGCAAGTATCGCAAAGAAGACCGCATTACCGTGTGCTTCTTCGGCGACGGCGCCGTGAACCAGGGGGAGTTCCACGAGACGCTCAATCTGGCGTCCGTGTGGAAGCTCCCCGTTCTGTTCCTGCTGGAAAACAACCTCTACGGCATGGGCACACACGTCGATCGATCGCGCGCCGGCGGCAGGCATATCTACGAAGCCGCAGCCGCGTACGACATACCCGGCGTGCAGATTAACGGCATGGATGTGTTGGGCATGAATGAATGCGTCAGCGAGACTGTTAAGTCCATGCGAAAGGACGGTGGTCCCCGCTTCATCGAAGCGATGTGCTACCGATACCGCGGGCATTCTATGGCGGACCCGACAATGTATCGCGAGCGCGACGAAGCGGAAGAGTTAGGCATCAAAGATCCGATAGAGAGCCTGAAGAACTTCATGCTGCAATTCGAGGTCGTGGATGATGGCGAGCTTGCGGAGATCAACGCGAAGGTTGAGGCGGAAATCAGCGATGCCGTGCAGTTTGCCGAGGACAGTCCCGCGCCCGAACTGGACGCGATGTACAGAAACGTTTACGCATAA
- a CDS encoding alpha/beta fold hydrolase has translation MPKAEVNGIKLYYEITGEGFPLVLAHEFAGDFRSWEPQVRYFSRRYRVITYNARGYPPSDVPADEDAYTQESEVEDLRGLMEHLGIDKAHICGLSMGGALALNFGLAHPDLAESLIIAAAGSGSTDVEGWRESVFANSRAMQERGMVAMTDYSQGETRVQLRRKDPRGYREFTDQFLSHSSLGSALTFRGVQGKRPPIFALEEQMRALTVPTLIMLGDEDDPCVEPSIFMKRCIPSSGLVMFPQSGHAINLEEPDLFNRTLQDFLTAVETGNWAAREV, from the coding sequence ATGCCAAAGGCTGAGGTAAACGGAATCAAACTCTACTACGAAATCACAGGGGAGGGATTTCCGCTCGTGCTCGCGCACGAATTCGCGGGCGACTTCCGATCGTGGGAGCCACAGGTGCGCTACTTCTCGCGCCGCTACCGCGTAATCACCTACAATGCCAGAGGCTATCCGCCATCGGATGTGCCGGCGGACGAGGACGCCTATACGCAAGAGTCGGAAGTAGAAGACCTGCGCGGCTTGATGGAGCATCTGGGCATCGACAAGGCGCACATCTGCGGTCTGTCCATGGGCGGTGCGCTTGCGCTGAACTTCGGGCTGGCACACCCGGACTTGGCAGAGTCGCTCATCATCGCTGCCGCCGGCAGTGGATCGACCGACGTCGAGGGGTGGCGCGAGAGCGTGTTCGCCAACTCGCGCGCGATGCAAGAACGCGGCATGGTGGCGATGACCGATTACTCGCAGGGCGAGACGCGCGTGCAACTGCGGCGCAAAGACCCGCGTGGTTACCGCGAGTTCACCGACCAGTTCTTGTCGCACTCCAGCCTTGGTTCGGCACTTACATTTCGTGGTGTACAGGGCAAGCGCCCGCCAATATTCGCGCTCGAAGAGCAAATGCGCGCGCTCACAGTGCCCACGCTAATCATGCTCGGCGATGAAGACGATCCGTGTGTAGAGCCAAGCATCTTCATGAAGCGCTGCATCCCGTCGTCAGGATTGGTGATGTTCCCGCAATCCGGCCACGCTATCAACCTGGAAGAGCCGGACCTATTCAACCGCACCTTGCAAGACTTCCTAACCGCAGTCGAAACCGGCAACTGGGCAGCCCGCGAAGTCTAA
- the rimI gene encoding ribosomal-protein-alanine N-acetyltransferase, with protein MSAVQDLPQTDKMPYALRPMHERDLEQASEVERDAFPTLFPPTSFRRELKNRLARYLIAWRLEDPPELVAQFERQAKSNRNRGLWHRAAASIWRGRPVAWQPGQQYIVGFLGVWYMPDDAHIVSVGVRNDYRGLGIGELLLIGAIEQAQQRRRHIVTLEVRVSNHVAQNLYKKYGFETTGIRKAYYSDNREDALIMTVSSIHTLEYRQELRRLTAEHRKRWGSAERILS; from the coding sequence TTGAGCGCCGTCCAAGACTTGCCGCAAACCGACAAGATGCCCTACGCGCTGCGTCCGATGCACGAACGCGATCTCGAGCAGGCGTCCGAGGTAGAGCGGGACGCGTTCCCCACGCTGTTCCCTCCGACATCTTTTCGCCGCGAGCTGAAGAATCGTCTCGCGCGCTACCTGATTGCGTGGCGTCTTGAAGACCCGCCGGAGCTGGTGGCGCAATTTGAACGGCAAGCTAAGTCAAACAGAAACAGGGGACTATGGCATCGCGCAGCGGCGAGCATCTGGCGCGGCCGTCCAGTCGCGTGGCAGCCGGGTCAGCAGTACATCGTCGGCTTTCTCGGCGTGTGGTATATGCCCGACGACGCGCACATCGTGTCGGTCGGCGTGCGCAACGACTATCGCGGGTTGGGCATAGGAGAACTGCTGCTCATTGGTGCGATAGAGCAGGCGCAACAGCGCAGACGGCACATCGTCACGCTCGAAGTGCGCGTGTCCAACCATGTCGCGCAGAATCTGTATAAGAAATACGGCTTTGAGACGACTGGCATTCGCAAGGCCTACTACTCGGACAATCGCGAAGACGCGCTAATTATGACCGTGTCGTCTATCCATACCCTGGAGTATCGCCAAGAACTGCGCCGCCTGACAGCGGAGCACCGCAAGCGTTGGGGCAGCGCAGAGCGCATCCTGTCGTAA